Below is a window of Acidobacteriota bacterium DNA.
CTCCTGGGTACCCGTGAGGCGCTGCGGGAGGGTGGCCGGCAATCCATGACCGTCACCGTCGACCGTCTCGACGCCCGCACTTTGGGCATCCTTATCGCTCTCTACGAACGCGCCGTAGGCTTCTACGCTTCGCTGGTGGGCATCAACGCCTACCACCAGCCCGGGGTGGAAGCGGGGAAACGTGCCGCGGCAGGGGTATTGGCGCTTCAGCAGCAGGTGGTGCATCGCCTGGAGACCGCCACCGCCCCCCAAACTGCGGAGCAAATCGCCACCGCTTTGGGCGAGCCCGACGCCGTGGAGACCGTTTTCCACCTCCTCGAAGGGCTGGCGGCCAACGGGCGGGTGGAGAAAGAGGCGGGGGAGGATCCGTTCGCGGCGGTGTATAGCTCTTCCTGACAAGCCCCCCCGCCCATGACGCTGGAGCGTCTCCCCGGGTTCCCACGCTGGAGCGAGGGAACGAGACTTACTGGGTTTCTTACGGGGCCTTCTTCGGATAGGCCCAGGTCAGCACCGCCAGGCCCAAGAACGCCGAAACCACCGAAGCGGCCAGCACACCGAGCTTCGCCTGGTCCAACTCGGCGCCGCCGCCGAAGCCCAGGGCGGCGATGAATAGGGACATGGTGAAGCCGATGCCCGCCAAGAATCCAGCGCCGAGGATGCCGCGGAAGGAGACCCGGCTGGGGAGCGCGCCGGCTCCCGTGCGCACCGCCAGCCAGGCGGCGCCGGCGACCCCGATGGGCTTGCCCAGCAGCAGGCCGAGGAAGGCACCGAGGGAGATGGGCGCGGCCAGGGAGGCGTCCGCCGAGAGGGTGAAGCCGGCGTTGAAGAGAGCGAAGACGGGCATGATCACATAGGCCACCAGCGGTGCCATGTCGTGCTCCAGCTCGTGGAGCGGGCTCTGGGCTTTCTGCACCAGGCCCTCCAGGTGCTCCATCTCCACTTCCTCGTGCTCGAAATCCTTCTTCAGGAAGAGCTCGGCCAGGCTCTCCTTGACCTGCTGGGGCGTCATCTGGCGACGCATGGGGATGGCCATGGCCAGCAGCACGCCGGCTACCGTGGCGTGGACACCGGATTTGAGCATGAAATACCACATCACGATGCCCAGGATCGCGAAGACCCGCAGCTGGTGGCCACCGAGGCGGGCGTAGACCAGGGCGGCAGCCCACAAACCGAGGGAGATGAGCAGATAGCTCCACAGCATCCCTTCGGTGTAGAAGACCGCGATGACCAGTACCGCCGCCAGATCGTCGACGATGGCCAGGGCGGTGAGAAAGACCTTGAGGGCGATAGGCACCCGATCCCCCAGCAGGCTCATGATGCCCAGAGCGAAGGCGATGTCCGTGGCCATGGGAATGCCCCAGCCGCCGATGCCCGCACCGCCCCAATTGACCGCCGCATAGATCATCGCCGGCACCACGATGCCGCCGAGGGCCGCCGCGATGGGCAGCGCCGCCGCGCGCCGGTTGCTCAGCTCGCCCACCAGCAGCTCGCGCTTGATCTCCAGGCCCACGAAGAGGAAGAAGAGGGCCATCAGGCCGTCGTTGACCCAGTGGATCAGGTGCTTGTCCAGTCCCCAATCCCCAAAACCCACGCTCACCGACAGCTCCTTCAGATGCTCGTAGGCCTCGTGCCAGGGGGAATTGGCCCAGGCGAAGGCGACCGCTGCCGTGATCACCAGCAGGATGCCGCTCGCACTCTCGCTGCGAACAAAGGATTGGAATGGCGAAAGCAACCGCTTCGCTTTGGTCAACACCATGATTTTCCCCCTGTAGCCCTCGGTCTTCCGATCATCGAGGCGAGATCTTATCGCGAGCGTTACCGAAGCAGGTGGGCTGTTAGCCCTCCCAGGCCAACTGCTGAAGGATCGCTCTTTTTCTCGATCAAATCAGCCGTCTCCTTTGATCGGGACTCCGACCTTGCCGGCGACCCTCGTCGTGTCCTTCCGCGGCGCGCAACAAAAGCGTTTTACAACAAGACTGTTTTGCCGCAGGGGTGTCCCGGGGCCGAGGAAGGCTTCCGCATCGGTACAATGACTCGCCGGGCCGCTCTTGGATCTGCGGGAAGGCTCGGGAGGAGACGAAGATGCGTTTGGGGATCGATTTCGGCACGACGCGCACCGTGGTGTCAGCGGTGGATCGGGGCAATTACCCGGTGGTGAGCTTCGACACCGGCGGGGACGGGGAGCAGCCCTGGTATCCGTCGCTGCTGGCGGTGCGGGGGGACCAGGTGGAGGCCGGCTGGTCGGCGGCGGCGCTGCGCTTCCATGGCGGCTGGACGGTCCTGCGCTCCCTCAAGCGACTGCTGGTGGACGCCGGCCCCGAGACCATGCTCGAGGTGGGCGGCCGCCGCTGGCACGTCATCCACCTTCTCGGCCGCTACCTCGACTGCCTGCGCCGGGATCTGCTCTTCGGCTCGAATCTGGGGGCGGACGAGGACGAGACTCTGGAGGCGATGATCGCGGTGCCCGCCAACGCCGCCAGCGGCCAACGCTTCGTCACCCTGGAAGCCTTCCGCCAGGCCGGCTTCGAGGTGCTGGGGATGATCAACGAGCCCTCCGCCGCGGGCATCGAATACGGCCACCGGCACACCACCAAGAGCGGCCGGCGGCGCAAGGAGCATCTGCTGGTCTACGACTTCGGCGGCGGCACCTTCGACGCCTCCATCATCCGCATCGCTGGCCGCCACCACGAGATCCTCGCCAACGAGGGCGTACCCCGCCTCGGCGGCGACGACTTCGACGACCAGCTGCTGCGCCTGGCCCTGGAGGAAGCCCAGCAGCCGGAGCCGGAGGAGCTCACCCCGGCGCAGCGGCTGGTGCTCTTGGAGGAGTGCCGGGAGCGCAAGGAGGGCCTGCACCCCAACACCCGCAAGGTGATGGTGGAGTTGGAACCGGCGCTGCCGGGGGCCGGCGAGGTGACGGTGTCGGTGGAGGCGCTGGAGGAACGCTGCGCGCCGCTGATGGAGCGCACGGTGCAGGCGGTGGAATCGGCGGTGGCCCGCGGCGAAGAAGCCGGAGGGACCTCCTGGGATCAGCTCGCCGGGGTCTACCTGGTGGGCGGCGCCAGCGACCTGCCGCTGGTGGGGCGCCGGCTGCGGGAGTTCTGGGGCCACCGGGTGCGCCGCTCCCCCCACGCCCGCTTCGCCACCGCCATCGGCCTCGCCATCACCGCCGACGGCGCCACGGACTACACGCTACGGGAGCGCTTCGGCCGCCATTTCGGCGTCTGGCGCGAGGCCCGGGACGGCCGCGAGGTGGCCTTCGACGCCATCTTCCCCAAGGGCGCGCCGCTCCCCGCCGCCGACGAGCCGGCGCTGGTCTTCAAGCGCCGCTATCGCCCGGTGCACACCATCGGTCATTTCCGCTATCTCGAGTGCACCGAGCTCGACGACCACGGCCAGCCCCGGGGCGGCCTGACCCCCTGGGCGGAGATTCACTTCCCCTTCGATCCCCGCCTGCGGGAGGTCCAGAATCTCCGGAATCTCTCCATCGAGCCCCTGGATCTGCCCGACGATCTGATGATCGAGGAACAATACGCCTGCGACGCCCACGGCGTGCTCCAGGTCACCCTGAGCAACACCACCCACGGCTACCGCCGCACGTATCGATTGCGCTGACCCCTACCCCCGTCGCTGCTCCACCAAATGCCGCAGCTCCGGCAGAATCAGCTCCTCCATCGCCAACCGCACCGCCTTCACCGACCCCGGCAAAGCGAAGAGGAAGGTGTCGCCGGCGAGGCCGGCGGTGGCGCGGCTCAGTAGGGCGGCGCTGCCCACCTGTTGCCAGCTGAGCATGCGGAAGAGCTCTCCGAAGCCCGGCAGGGGCTGAT
It encodes the following:
- the nhaA gene encoding Na+/H+ antiporter NhaA gives rise to the protein MVLTKAKRLLSPFQSFVRSESASGILLVITAAVAFAWANSPWHEAYEHLKELSVSVGFGDWGLDKHLIHWVNDGLMALFFLFVGLEIKRELLVGELSNRRAAALPIAAALGGIVVPAMIYAAVNWGGAGIGGWGIPMATDIAFALGIMSLLGDRVPIALKVFLTALAIVDDLAAVLVIAVFYTEGMLWSYLLISLGLWAAALVYARLGGHQLRVFAILGIVMWYFMLKSGVHATVAGVLLAMAIPMRRQMTPQQVKESLAELFLKKDFEHEEVEMEHLEGLVQKAQSPLHELEHDMAPLVAYVIMPVFALFNAGFTLSADASLAAPISLGAFLGLLLGKPIGVAGAAWLAVRTGAGALPSRVSFRGILGAGFLAGIGFTMSLFIAALGFGGGAELDQAKLGVLAASVVSAFLGLAVLTWAYPKKAP
- the pgi gene encoding glucose-6-phosphate isomerase (functions in sugar metabolism in glycolysis and the Embden-Meyerhof pathways (EMP) and in gluconeogenesis; catalyzes reversible isomerization of glucose-6-phosphate to fructose-6-phosphate; member of PGI family), with product LLGTREALREGGRQSMTVTVDRLDARTLGILIALYERAVGFYASLVGINAYHQPGVEAGKRAAAGVLALQQQVVHRLETATAPQTAEQIATALGEPDAVETVFHLLEGLAANGRVEKEAGEDPFAAVYSSS
- a CDS encoding Hsp70 family protein — its product is MRLGIDFGTTRTVVSAVDRGNYPVVSFDTGGDGEQPWYPSLLAVRGDQVEAGWSAAALRFHGGWTVLRSLKRLLVDAGPETMLEVGGRRWHVIHLLGRYLDCLRRDLLFGSNLGADEDETLEAMIAVPANAASGQRFVTLEAFRQAGFEVLGMINEPSAAGIEYGHRHTTKSGRRRKEHLLVYDFGGGTFDASIIRIAGRHHEILANEGVPRLGGDDFDDQLLRLALEEAQQPEPEELTPAQRLVLLEECRERKEGLHPNTRKVMVELEPALPGAGEVTVSVEALEERCAPLMERTVQAVESAVARGEEAGGTSWDQLAGVYLVGGASDLPLVGRRLREFWGHRVRRSPHARFATAIGLAITADGATDYTLRERFGRHFGVWREARDGREVAFDAIFPKGAPLPAADEPALVFKRRYRPVHTIGHFRYLECTELDDHGQPRGGLTPWAEIHFPFDPRLREVQNLRNLSIEPLDLPDDLMIEEQYACDAHGVLQVTLSNTTHGYRRTYRLR